In Mastigocladopsis repens PCC 10914, a single window of DNA contains:
- a CDS encoding alpha-amylase family glycosyl hydrolase: MVNTPPSLFSEDQYKVEDAEAEVAAIIETPPSETEIDLEFLYTRDIEFRQETIYFIVVDRFHDGDRSNSEGENAELYDPTKQDWGKYWGGDLQGVIDKLDYLKSMGVTAIWLTPLFEQVEDLFVGNAAMHGYWTKDFKRINPRFIATGEEPSLNKTQETRNTTFDRLIAELHDRKMKLVLDIVCNHSSPDISGTKGELYDDGVKIADFNDDEQHWYHHYGEVQDWENEWQVQNCELSGLATFNENNIEYRNYIKSAIKQWLDRGVDALRVDTVKHMPIWFWQEFTGDMYNHKPDVFIFGEWIFSHPYDDRSVEFANNSGMTMLDFGLCVAIREALAQGAEGGFHLIQEIFDQDYRYNGATELITFLDNHDMPRFQSLNSDPAILKVAMTLIMTSRGIPCIYYGTEQYLHDDTNGGNDPYNRPMMENWDTDSEIYRYMRLLSGLRRLNPAISMGSQWQKYITPDVYGYVRRYRDSLCFVLLNRGEAVTIPEVETELPEGEHTCVMTRNKYEVKDGKIYDLQLEERGVIVLSRVGERVKGQTIVRVQLNGVQTQPGEIIVVTGDCPELGNWDIAKAYPLEYINTNTWFAEIPFNESAGKLISYKYAMLREGRSPLRENLMNRRWVIAKEGTVKWRDTWAPGRES; this comes from the coding sequence ATGGTAAATACTCCTCCATCGCTGTTTTCCGAAGATCAATACAAGGTAGAAGACGCAGAGGCAGAAGTAGCTGCCATTATAGAAACTCCACCATCAGAGACAGAGATTGATCTAGAGTTTCTCTACACCAGAGATATTGAATTTCGTCAGGAAACGATTTACTTTATTGTTGTGGATCGCTTTCATGATGGCGATCGCTCAAACAGCGAAGGTGAAAATGCAGAGCTGTATGACCCCACAAAACAAGATTGGGGTAAGTACTGGGGCGGAGATTTGCAAGGTGTCATCGATAAGTTAGACTATCTCAAAAGCATGGGAGTGACGGCGATTTGGTTAACTCCTTTGTTTGAGCAAGTTGAAGATTTGTTTGTTGGCAATGCAGCAATGCATGGCTATTGGACGAAGGACTTTAAGCGGATTAATCCTCGCTTCATTGCAACAGGAGAAGAGCCTTCGTTAAACAAAACCCAAGAAACAAGAAATACAACTTTTGATAGGCTCATTGCGGAACTGCACGATCGCAAGATGAAGCTGGTGCTGGATATTGTCTGCAACCATAGCTCCCCTGATATTAGTGGTACTAAAGGTGAATTATACGACGATGGAGTGAAAATTGCTGACTTTAATGATGATGAGCAGCACTGGTATCACCATTATGGCGAAGTGCAGGACTGGGAAAACGAATGGCAAGTGCAAAACTGTGAACTCTCCGGTCTTGCAACGTTTAACGAAAACAATATTGAATATCGTAATTATATCAAGTCGGCAATTAAGCAATGGCTAGACCGGGGTGTGGATGCACTGCGGGTAGACACTGTTAAGCATATGCCCATCTGGTTTTGGCAAGAATTCACCGGTGATATGTACAATCACAAACCAGATGTGTTTATTTTTGGTGAATGGATTTTCAGCCATCCCTATGACGATCGCTCTGTAGAATTTGCCAATAATTCTGGCATGACGATGTTAGACTTTGGGCTGTGCGTAGCCATTAGGGAAGCTTTAGCACAAGGTGCAGAAGGTGGATTTCATCTGATTCAAGAGATTTTTGACCAAGATTATCGCTACAACGGAGCCACAGAGTTAATTACTTTTCTTGACAACCACGATATGCCCCGTTTCCAATCGCTGAACTCTGATCCAGCGATACTGAAAGTGGCAATGACCCTGATTATGACTTCTCGCGGTATTCCTTGCATCTATTATGGGACGGAACAATATCTCCACGATGACACTAATGGTGGAAATGACCCATACAACCGTCCCATGATGGAAAATTGGGATACGGATAGTGAAATTTATCGTTACATGAGGCTACTTTCTGGCTTACGGCGACTCAATCCAGCGATTTCGATGGGTAGCCAATGGCAAAAATACATTACGCCCGATGTTTACGGCTACGTACGTCGCTATCGGGACTCGTTGTGCTTTGTTTTACTCAACAGGGGCGAAGCAGTCACTATACCAGAAGTCGAAACAGAACTACCTGAAGGGGAACACACCTGTGTCATGACTCGCAACAAGTATGAAGTGAAAGATGGTAAAATTTATGACTTGCAACTCGAAGAGCGAGGCGTGATTGTCTTAAGCCGAGTTGGAGAACGAGTGAAAGGGCAAACAATTGTGCGAGTTCAACTTAATGGTGTACAAACTCAACCAGGTGAAATTATTGTCGTCACTGGGGACTGTCCGGAACTGGGCAATTGGGATATAGCCAAAGCATACCCTCTGGAGTATATTAACACGAATACGTGGTTTGCTGAAATTCCCTTTAACGAAAGTGCTGGCAAGCTCATTAGTTATAAATACGCTATGTTGCGAGAAGGGCGATCGCCCCTGCGAGAAAATCTCATGAATCGTCGCTGGGTAATTGCCAAAGAAGGGACTGTGAAATGGCGTGATACTTGGGCACCCGGACGCGAATCTTAA
- a CDS encoding GUN4 domain-containing protein, protein MSYAQHQFDVFLAHNSQDKPLVRAIANELKRRGLNPWLDEEQIPPGRSFQDEIQQAIPLSKSAAIFLGLQGLGKWQIMELRSLTTRCVENGISVIPALLPGVSEFPQDLLFLKEFKWVSFSDGIDDENALYDLEWGITGKKPEPIVKAIPQSQSDDVSYEPKKEVPNTQELRNLEVIETQNTPQNQQDDLDDNLSSARGVNYTQLRDLLKAGQWKEADQETLTVMLRVAGKEQESWLRKEDIESFPCTDLRTMDTLWAKYSKEHFGFSMQKHIWQSVGGNPGVFNEETWFSFGERVGWRTTRHHQIFLVTWTSREWSYYSQINFNLDAPEGHLPRMWNEWRGGVEISSIASRLVECNV, encoded by the coding sequence ATGTCCTACGCTCAACATCAATTCGATGTCTTCCTAGCTCATAACAGCCAGGATAAACCTCTCGTTAGAGCAATTGCAAATGAACTCAAGCGGCGCGGTTTAAACCCTTGGTTAGACGAGGAGCAAATTCCACCAGGACGCTCATTTCAAGATGAAATTCAACAGGCGATTCCACTGTCCAAATCTGCCGCCATATTTCTTGGTTTACAGGGATTAGGCAAGTGGCAGATCATGGAATTACGTTCACTGACAACAAGGTGTGTAGAAAATGGTATCTCTGTAATACCCGCCCTGCTTCCCGGTGTAAGCGAGTTTCCCCAAGATCTACTCTTTTTGAAAGAGTTTAAATGGGTAAGTTTCTCTGACGGAATTGATGATGAGAATGCGTTGTACGATTTGGAGTGGGGCATTACTGGGAAGAAGCCAGAGCCAATAGTGAAGGCGATCCCGCAAAGTCAAAGCGATGACGTCAGTTATGAACCGAAGAAAGAAGTCCCCAATACCCAAGAACTGAGAAACCTAGAAGTTATTGAAACTCAAAACACCCCGCAAAATCAACAAGATGATTTAGATGATAACCTCAGTAGCGCTCGCGGTGTAAACTACACGCAGCTGCGAGATTTGCTAAAAGCAGGACAGTGGAAAGAAGCGGATCAGGAAACTCTGACAGTTATGCTAAGAGTGGCTGGGAAAGAACAAGAAAGCTGGCTGAGAAAAGAAGACATTGAAAGTTTTCCCTGCACAGACTTACGCACCATGGACACTCTCTGGGCGAAGTATAGCAAAGAACACTTCGGCTTTAGTATGCAAAAGCATATTTGGCAGAGTGTTGGAGGGAACCCAGGTGTATTTAATGAAGAAACTTGGTTTAGTTTTGGTGAACGTGTAGGATGGCGAACAACAAGACATCATCAGATTTTTTTAGTTACTTGGACTTCTAGAGAATGGTCTTATTATTCTCAAATCAACTTCAACCTAGATGCTCCAGAAGGACATCTTCCGCGAATGTGGAACGAATGGCGAGGTGGGGTTGAGATATCTTCCATCGCGTCAAGACTTGTAGAGTGTAATGTATAG
- a CDS encoding helix-turn-helix domain-containing protein, whose protein sequence is MMSDVEKYIAKRKQTDAEFAEDFESGYSSFKIGVLLAQARIEAGITQEELARRLNLHESIIIRIENDGSDVGISTLERYANALGKKLYVEIQ, encoded by the coding sequence ATGATGAGTGATGTAGAGAAATACATTGCCAAACGCAAGCAAACCGATGCGGAGTTCGCGGAAGATTTTGAATCTGGATATTCCAGTTTTAAAATTGGGGTGCTACTGGCGCAAGCAAGAATTGAAGCGGGAATCACACAAGAAGAATTAGCACGTCGGTTAAATTTGCATGAATCTATAATCATCAGAATCGAAAACGATGGATCAGATGTTGGTATTTCTACTTTAGAAAGATATGCGAATGCCTTGGGGAAGAAACTTTATGTAGAAATTCAATAA
- a CDS encoding type II toxin-antitoxin system RelE/ParE family toxin: MREVVFYRTDLERCPIEEFLDSLSGKQAQKVLWVLRLIQELDSVPSQYLKKLVNTDDIWEVRVQLGNNTFRLLGFFEDDNLIVLTNGFAKKTQKTPSLEIELAEQRKRDYLSRKQNDE; this comes from the coding sequence TGAGAGAGGTTGTCTTTTACCGTACAGATTTGGAACGCTGCCCTATTGAAGAATTTCTCGATTCTCTGTCTGGCAAACAAGCGCAAAAAGTACTATGGGTATTACGCCTGATTCAAGAACTTGATTCTGTTCCAAGTCAATATCTTAAAAAATTAGTGAATACAGATGATATCTGGGAAGTGAGAGTTCAACTAGGCAATAATACATTTCGTCTACTTGGCTTTTTTGAAGATGATAACTTGATTGTTTTAACAAACGGATTTGCTAAAAAGACACAAAAAACTCCTTCACTCGAGATTGAGTTAGCAGAACAGCGAAAAAGAGATTATTTAAGCAGGAAGCAAAATGATGAGTGA